The Herbiconiux sp. SALV-R1 nucleotide sequence CGACCCCGCCACGGCGACGATCGATGCCGACGCGGGAATATACTCCGGTCCGGCGATCGCCGACCCGAGCATCACCGTCGAGGTGCGCGCCGGCGGGCCGTTCATCGGCTTCCAGCAGTCGACCGCCCTGCTCTACTCCGACGATTCGATCATGCTCGCCATGATCGACACCGACGAGTCGGTGAAGCTGTCGAAAGACCAGCCCACGAAGGCCGTCTACACGCCGCTGCAGAAGAACCCGCAGATCCTCTTCTGGGACCCGGAGAAGTACTCCTTCGCCGATCTCTCCGACATCGCGGCGAGCGACTCCACGGTGCTCTACTTCCAGGGCGCCACCTACATGGACTACCTCATCGCCCAGGGCGACGTGCGCGCCGACCAGGTCGACGGCTCGTTCGACGGCTCGGTCACCCGCCTCGTCGCCGGCGAGCCCGTCGTGATGCAGGGCTACATCACCCAAGAGCCGCACCGGTTGAAGTTCGACTTCCCCGACTACGGCCGCGACGTCGACACGCTGCTCATCGCCGACTCGGGCTACGACATCTACCCCGCCGCCTGGTCGGGGAAGCCCGACGTGATCGAGGCCCAGAGCGAGTGCCTCGCTCAGCTCGTGCCCGCCATGCAGCAGGCGCAGATCGACTACATGGAGTCGCCCGACGCGGTGAACACCGCGCTCACCGACTACCTCGTCGAGATCGACCAGTTCTTCCAGATCTCGCCCGAGCTCGCCCAGAACGTGCACGACGTGCTGCGCGACGAAGGCCTCGTCACCGACGGCGCCGACGGCGTGTTCGGCTCGTTCGACCCCGAGCGGATGGAGCGGATGACCGGGGTGCTCACCGACATCTACTCCGGCACCGACGTGGAGGTCGCCGACGGTCTCGAGGCCACCGACATCTACACCAACGAGTTCCTCGACCCCTCCATCAGCTACACCGAAGGCAAGTGACGACCGTGCGCATCCGTTCCATCACCCCGCTCCCGCTGCGGCTCACCACCGACTACTCCACGATGACCTGCTTCGTGGTGAGGGTGGAGACCGACGAGGGGCTCGTCGGCTGGGGGGAGAGCTGCGACTGCTTCGGCATCTCCCACCCCGCCGTGCTCGCCGCCATCGTCGACGACGTCTACGGGCCCGCGCTCGTGGGAGTCGCCCTCGACGAGGCGAGGGTGGCGCTGGAGCGGGTGCGCACGGCCACCCGCCGCACGCTCGGCGACCAGTTCGGCGCCGCCCAGTCGCGCAGCGCGATCGCCATCGCCCTCCGCGACCTGGAGGGCAAGGCGGCGGGCCGGTCGATCTCGGGGATGCTCGGGAGGGTGAAAGACAGCGTGCGCGTGTACGCGGGCAACAGCCACTTCCTCGAGACGCGGGAGGCGGGCGCCCACCTCGAGCTGCTGGCACCTCTGCTCGACCGCGGGGTGTCGATCGTGAAGCTGCGCATCGGGCTCGACTGGCGGAACGCCCTGCGGGTGCTCGCCGACCTCAGGGCCGAACTGCCCGAGACGGTGGAGATCACCGTCGACGGCAGCGAGTTCTTCTCCGTGGCGGAGTCGATCGAGATCGCCGCCCGCCTCGGTGCGCTCGGCGTGGGCTGGTTCGAGGAGCCCGTGCCCGCCGGCCGGCTCGGCGCCATCAAGCGGGTCGTCGAGTCGTCTCCCGTGCCGGTGGCCTATGGCGAGCACTTCTTCGCCGCCGAGTACGCCCTCGACGCGCTCGAGATCACCGGGCTCTCGGTGGTGCAGCCCGACGCCTCGATCTGCGGGGGAGTCGACGAGGCGCGCAGCATGGCCCGCGCGGCGCTCGGGCGTGGGGCCCGCGTGGTGGTGCACCTCCACGGCGGCCCGGTGACCGTCGCGGCGAACGCGCACGTCGCGGCCTCGGTCGAAGGGGTCGAGGTGCTCGAATACCCGTTCCACCTCTCGCCCATGCTCGAGCGAGTGGCGCCGGCGGCCGGCTTCGGCGTGAGCTCCATCGCCGACGGGCGCCTCGCGGTACCATCGGGGCCCGGCCTCGGCATCGAGGTCGACGAGAGCGTGATCGACGAGGCGCACCGCGCCTGGAAGGAGCAGTCGGCGTGAGCGACCACCTCGAGGGCTCACGGATGCTCGGCCCCGGCAGCCGGGTGCTCGTCACCGGTGCACGAGGCAAGGTGGGAAGAGCCGCCGTCGCCGCCCTGGTCGCCGCGGGCTACGACGTCACGGCGACCGACGTGCTGCGCCCCGTCTACGACGCCGACGCCTCGAACGACGTGCGCTACGTGCAGGCCGACCTCACGAGCGGCGCCGACGCCTTCTCGGTGGTGCGGGGGATGGATGCGGTGGTGCACGCGGCCGGCATCCCCGAACCTACGAAGAACACGCCGCACACCGTCTTCCTCACCAACGTCACGGCGGCCTTCAACGTCATCGAGGCGGCGGCGCACTCCGGGGTGCGCCGCGTCGTCAACCTGTCGAGCGACTCGGTGTCGGGGATGACCTGGGCCCACCGCCCGTTCACCGGCAGCTTCTGCCCGATCGACGAGACCCATCCCGACCTCGCGCACGACGCCTACGGACTCTCCAAGCGCGTCTCGGAGGTGCTCTGCGACGGGCTGGTCGGAAGGTCTGACGCGACGGCGGTCTCCATCCGCCCCACTTGGGTGCTCACGCCCGAGAGCTACGCGGCGAACCTCGCGCCCTTCTTCGCCGACCGCGACGTGACGAGCGCGGTGTTCTGGGCCTACATCGACGTCGCCGATCTGGCCGAGCTCATCGTCGCGGCCGTCACCCGGCACACCCCGGGCCACGAAGTCGTCTACGCCGCCGCCGCCGACAACATCGGCGGGCGCGACCTCGCGGCCGAGATGGCCCGCCTGCACCCCGAGGTGCCGGTGCGGGAGCTCGACCGCGCCGACGCCTCGGGCATCAGCTCGGCGAAGGCCGAGCGGCTGTTCGGCTGGCGCGCCACCCGGTCGTGGCGCGACCATCTCGACGACGGCGGGCATCCGCTCGGCTGAGGCGGCTGCGCCCCCAGCCGGCACCCCCATCGGCGGCACATCGGTGCGGCGGTGCCGTATGGGATGCTGGTCGCATGGACGCCCACGACATCCGTAACCGCTACCTCGCCTTCCTCGCCGAGAACGGACACACCGTCATCGAGCGGGCGCCCCTCGTTCCCCGCGGAGACACCTCCACCCTGTTCAACGGCAGCGGCATGCAGTCGCTGCTGCCCTACCTGCTCGGCGAAGAGCACCCCGAGGGCAAGCGTCTCGCCGACTCGCAGCCGTGCGTGCGCGCGCAAGACATCGACGACGTCGGCGACAACCGCCACACCACCTTCTTCGAGATGCTCGGCAACTGGTCGCTCGGCGACTACTTCAAGGAGACCCAGATCAGGCAGTTCTTCACCTTTCTGGTCGACATCGTGGGCCTCGACCCCGAGAACATCTACGTCACCTGCTTCATCGGCGACGCCGACAACGGCATCCCGCGCGACGACGAGGCGGCCGGCATCTGGGCCCAGGTGTTCGCCGAGCGCGGCGTCTCGAACGGCATCGCCGAGATCGGCTCGCAGGCCGACGGCGACGCCCGCGGAGTGCATGCCGGTGAGCGCATATTCTTCTACGACGGCGGCGAGAACTGGTGGTCGCGTGGCGGCTCGCTCGCCGCGACGCCGATCGGAGACCCGTGCGGGCCCGACAGCGAGGTCTTCTACGACTTCGGCCCGGCGCACCAAGACCCGTCGTACGGCTTGGCCCACCCGGCCAGCGACGGCGGCCAGTTCATGGAGATCGGCAACCAGGTCTTCATGCAGTATCGTCGCCTCGACGACGGCTCGTTCGAGGAGCTCGCACGACGCAACGTCGACTTCGGTGGCGGGCTGGAGCGCATCGCCGCGGCGTCGCTCGGCTCCGACGACGTGTTCCGCATCTCGCTGCTGTGGCCGATCATCGAGACCCTGCAGACCCTCACGGGCAAGTCCTACGACGACGAGACGGCCGCGATGCGCATCATCGCCGACCACCTGCGCGGCGCCACCTTCCTCGCGGTCGACGGCGTGCGCCCGTCGAACAAGGAGCAGGGTTACGTGATGCGCCGGCTGCTGCGCCGCGCCATCCGCCTGGCGCTCTCGCTCGGGCTCTCGGAGAACTTCTTCGCCACGGTCGTGCCCGTCATCGCCGACCTCTACGCCGACGACTACCCCGAGGTGGCCGCCTCGCGCGACGAGGTGATCGCGGTGCTGGTGAAGGAGGAGAACTCGTTCCGCCGCACGCTCGAGGGCGGGCTGCTGGCGCTCGGGGAGTACCAGGGGCAGGTGCTGACGGGCGGCGACGTGTTCCGGCTCTCCGACACCCACGGATTCCCGAAGGAGCTCTCGGTCGAGGAGGCCCGCCGCCTCGGCATCGCGGTCGCCGACGACTGGGAGGCCGGCTTCGCCGAGGCACTCGAGGAGCAGCGCGCCCGCTCGCGCGGCGCCACCCGCCTCGGAGCCGCGGGCCTGCCCGGAGGCGCCGCGGCGCCCGCGCCCTCCGCCTGAGGCCCCGGCACCCCGCCGCCCTGCCTGCGGCCCCAGCACCCCACCGCCCCGCCTGAGGCCTCGGCGCCCCACCGCCGAAACGACGGAGTCTCACGCGTTTTCGGCGGAACGACGGATGCTCGAGGCGGTGAGGTGGCAAGACTCCGTCGTTTCGCCCCGGCTGGACCGGGCTACTCGCCGAACGGCTGCTCCGTGTCGCGGGAGACGTCGGTGCGGTGGAAGTTGAGGTGCGAGCGCGAGGCGGTCGGCCCGCGCTGGCCCTGGTAGCGGGAGCTGTACTGGCTCGAGCCGTAGGGCCGCTCGGTGGGGCTGGAGAGCTGGAAGAAGCAGAGCTGCCCGATCTTCATGCCCGGCCAGAGCTTGATGGGCAGCGTCGCCACGTTGCTGAGCTCGAGGGTGACGTGGCCGGTGAAGCCGGGGTCGATGAAGCCCGCGGTCGAGTGGGTGAGGAGGCCGAGCCGCCCGAGCGAGCTCTTGCCCTCGAGCCGCGCCGCGATGTCGTCGGGGAGGCCGACGCGCTCGAACGTCGACCCGAGCACGAACTCGCCGGGGTGCAGGATGAACGGCTCGTCTGCCTTGGTCTCGATCAGCCGGGTGAGCTCGGGCTGGTCGTCGGCCGGGTCGATGAACGGGTACTTGTGGTTGTCGAACAGCCGGAAGTACCGGTCGAGCCGCACGTCGATCGACGACGGC carries:
- the dcd gene encoding dCTP deaminase; its protein translation is MLLSDRDIRTQIRENRVSLEPYEPAMLQPSSIDVRLDRYFRLFDNHKYPFIDPADDQPELTRLIETKADEPFILHPGEFVLGSTFERVGLPDDIAARLEGKSSLGRLGLLTHSTAGFIDPGFTGHVTLELSNVATLPIKLWPGMKIGQLCFFQLSSPTERPYGSSQYSSRYQGQRGPTASRSHLNFHRTDVSRDTEQPFGE
- a CDS encoding mandelate racemase/muconate lactonizing enzyme family protein — encoded protein: MTTVRIRSITPLPLRLTTDYSTMTCFVVRVETDEGLVGWGESCDCFGISHPAVLAAIVDDVYGPALVGVALDEARVALERVRTATRRTLGDQFGAAQSRSAIAIALRDLEGKAAGRSISGMLGRVKDSVRVYAGNSHFLETREAGAHLELLAPLLDRGVSIVKLRIGLDWRNALRVLADLRAELPETVEITVDGSEFFSVAESIEIAARLGALGVGWFEEPVPAGRLGAIKRVVESSPVPVAYGEHFFAAEYALDALEITGLSVVQPDASICGGVDEARSMARAALGRGARVVVHLHGGPVTVAANAHVAASVEGVEVLEYPFHLSPMLERVAPAAGFGVSSIADGRLAVPSGPGLGIEVDESVIDEAHRAWKEQSA
- a CDS encoding alanine--tRNA ligase-related protein — translated: MDAHDIRNRYLAFLAENGHTVIERAPLVPRGDTSTLFNGSGMQSLLPYLLGEEHPEGKRLADSQPCVRAQDIDDVGDNRHTTFFEMLGNWSLGDYFKETQIRQFFTFLVDIVGLDPENIYVTCFIGDADNGIPRDDEAAGIWAQVFAERGVSNGIAEIGSQADGDARGVHAGERIFFYDGGENWWSRGGSLAATPIGDPCGPDSEVFYDFGPAHQDPSYGLAHPASDGGQFMEIGNQVFMQYRRLDDGSFEELARRNVDFGGGLERIAAASLGSDDVFRISLLWPIIETLQTLTGKSYDDETAAMRIIADHLRGATFLAVDGVRPSNKEQGYVMRRLLRRAIRLALSLGLSENFFATVVPVIADLYADDYPEVAASRDEVIAVLVKEENSFRRTLEGGLLALGEYQGQVLTGGDVFRLSDTHGFPKELSVEEARRLGIAVADDWEAGFAEALEEQRARSRGATRLGAAGLPGGAAAPAPSA
- a CDS encoding NAD(P)-dependent oxidoreductase is translated as MSDHLEGSRMLGPGSRVLVTGARGKVGRAAVAALVAAGYDVTATDVLRPVYDADASNDVRYVQADLTSGADAFSVVRGMDAVVHAAGIPEPTKNTPHTVFLTNVTAAFNVIEAAAHSGVRRVVNLSSDSVSGMTWAHRPFTGSFCPIDETHPDLAHDAYGLSKRVSEVLCDGLVGRSDATAVSIRPTWVLTPESYAANLAPFFADRDVTSAVFWAYIDVADLAELIVAAVTRHTPGHEVVYAAAADNIGGRDLAAEMARLHPEVPVRELDRADASGISSAKAERLFGWRATRSWRDHLDDGGHPLG